From Psychroflexus torquis ATCC 700755, the proteins below share one genomic window:
- a CDS encoding ABC transporter permease: MIKNYFKIAWRNLWKHKLFSTINIISLAIGFSASFVIGLMVYYDLTFDKFHPDSELIYRVTSTFTTNDSEGTNGGIPMPYINEVKNNISAVEFSSGIHVANLQKVKEEATKKTFKNPDYVIFTDSEYFQIFNYNWLAGNSEIALNAPNQVVLTNKRAQKYFPSLQPDKVIGQTLVYNDSIQTTVSGIVASFEERSDLIFEEFLSLETAKKTSSNGYIFDPQWDNTSSSSQLFVKVINPSANSVIKEKMDALAVEHRSDWAIKYNMSQSFNLQPLRDLHFNTEVGLFNFSEEPADKSVMVGLGLIALFLLLLGVINFINFNTAQANQRAKEIGIRKTLGSSKKQLVFQFMGETLLLTIASALISVVFAYWLLHVFSDFTPKGLEFSLFKDPLIIGFALVLIALVTFLSGIYPALVLTQYKPISVLKNQVVNKAGKPALRRFLTVFQFSIAQVFIISTILVAKQINFMMNKDMGFKTDAIANVRTPWYNNTEEKQARFEQELKKYPEISKLARGGSTPASFSENRTLVTYIKEDGTELQTPLQLLRGTKDYIDLYGIELLGGRATLNDSLQEIIINETYLNILGFKAPSDALGIQIKREDETFPIVGVVKNFNQRSLKDPINPLALIGNWGGTRFGVMHFTLANNEEVSMSKTISKIETAYKSIYPEADFKVNFMDETVEKFYKQEKSLSKLLNWAMGLSVLISCLGLLGLVIFTTERRTKEIGIRKVLGATLSQLNVLLCREFVLLVGIAFIIAAPLAYIGLNSWLEDFAFQTNLSWWIFVLSGLGMVIIAVAIMSARTVSTALKNPVHSLKTE, from the coding sequence ATGATTAAGAATTATTTTAAAATAGCATGGAGAAATCTTTGGAAACACAAATTGTTTTCGACAATAAACATCATCAGTTTAGCTATAGGTTTTAGTGCATCCTTCGTCATTGGACTCATGGTGTATTATGACCTTACATTTGATAAATTTCATCCAGATAGTGAACTTATTTATAGAGTGACCTCTACTTTTACTACTAACGATTCTGAAGGAACTAACGGTGGAATTCCGATGCCCTATATAAATGAGGTGAAAAACAATATTAGTGCTGTAGAATTTTCAAGTGGAATTCATGTTGCGAATCTTCAAAAAGTAAAGGAAGAGGCTACAAAGAAAACTTTTAAAAATCCCGATTATGTAATTTTCACTGATTCAGAATATTTTCAAATATTTAATTATAATTGGTTGGCTGGAAATTCAGAAATTGCTTTAAATGCCCCAAACCAAGTGGTATTGACTAATAAAAGAGCTCAAAAATACTTTCCATCATTACAACCTGATAAGGTAATTGGTCAGACTTTAGTATATAACGATTCTATACAAACTACGGTTTCAGGTATTGTAGCCAGTTTTGAGGAGCGTTCTGATTTAATATTCGAGGAATTTTTATCATTAGAAACGGCCAAAAAGACGAGTTCTAATGGTTATATTTTTGACCCACAATGGGATAACACAAGTTCTAGTAGTCAATTATTTGTTAAGGTGATAAACCCTTCAGCAAATTCTGTTATTAAAGAGAAAATGGATGCCTTGGCTGTTGAACATAGATCTGATTGGGCAATAAAATATAATATGAGTCAAAGTTTCAATCTTCAGCCACTTAGAGACTTGCATTTTAATACAGAAGTTGGGCTTTTCAATTTTAGTGAGGAACCTGCAGATAAATCGGTAATGGTTGGACTAGGACTAATCGCATTATTTTTACTCTTATTAGGTGTAATTAATTTTATAAACTTCAATACAGCCCAAGCCAATCAACGTGCTAAAGAAATAGGAATACGCAAAACACTTGGAAGTTCTAAAAAGCAACTTGTTTTTCAATTTATGGGTGAAACCCTATTACTAACTATTGCTTCTGCACTTATTTCTGTGGTGTTTGCATACTGGTTACTTCACGTATTTTCTGATTTCACACCAAAAGGGTTAGAGTTTTCACTGTTTAAAGACCCACTAATAATTGGTTTTGCCCTAGTTCTAATTGCATTGGTAACCTTTTTATCAGGAATTTATCCTGCATTAGTACTAACACAGTATAAGCCAATTTCAGTACTTAAAAATCAGGTAGTTAATAAAGCAGGTAAGCCAGCATTACGTCGCTTCCTAACCGTTTTTCAGTTTTCAATTGCACAAGTTTTTATCATTTCAACCATTTTAGTTGCTAAGCAAATTAATTTTATGATGAATAAAGATATGGGCTTTAAAACGGATGCTATTGCTAATGTTCGGACACCATGGTATAATAATACAGAAGAAAAGCAAGCGAGGTTTGAGCAAGAGCTTAAAAAATATCCTGAAATATCCAAACTTGCAAGAGGAGGGTCTACTCCAGCTTCATTTAGTGAAAATAGGACTCTCGTTACATATATTAAAGAAGATGGTACTGAGCTTCAAACACCTTTACAGTTACTTAGAGGCACTAAAGATTATATCGATCTTTATGGTATTGAGTTATTAGGTGGGAGAGCAACATTAAATGACTCTCTCCAAGAAATTATTATCAATGAGACCTATCTTAATATTCTTGGTTTTAAAGCCCCTAGCGATGCTCTTGGAATACAAATAAAAAGGGAAGATGAAACATTTCCAATTGTTGGTGTAGTTAAGAATTTTAATCAACGTTCATTAAAGGATCCAATTAATCCTCTTGCTTTAATTGGAAATTGGGGAGGTACAAGATTTGGAGTAATGCATTTTACTTTGGCAAATAATGAAGAAGTTAGTATGTCAAAAACAATTTCTAAAATTGAAACTGCTTATAAGTCAATTTATCCTGAAGCTGATTTCAAAGTGAATTTTATGGATGAAACTGTTGAGAAATTTTACAAACAAGAAAAAAGTCTATCTAAATTGCTTAATTGGGCGATGGGTTTATCTGTATTAATAAGTTGTCTTGGGCTTTTAGGTTTAGTGATTTTTACAACAGAGCGGAGAACAAAAGAAATTGGTATTCGTAAAGTTTTAGGCGCTACATTATCACAGCTTAATGTGTTGCTATGCAGGGAGTTTGTGTTGTTAGTTGGTATTGCTTTTATTATTGCAGCACCATTGGCCTATATAGGGCTTAACAGTTGGCTTGAGGATTTTGCATTTCAAACGAACTTGAGTTGGTGGATTTTTGTACTTAGCGGCTTAGGAATGGTAATTATAGCTGTTGCAATAATGAGTGCTAGAACAGTTTCAACTGCT
- a CDS encoding ABC transporter permease, which yields MILNYFKIAWRNLMKHKVFSLINIIGLTIGLSASFVIGLLIYYDTTFDDFHKDGDRIYRVVSNFSSPEGKFYNSGMTLALEDAIKENSNFETLSGFYIERPSKVENRVIGSEFKWPDFVIFTDAHYFDIFKYKFLAGGNADALESPNKVILTKKRARDYFPNTSPTDIIGKTLVYNDSLHITVSGIVENLEGRTDFIFEEFISSPTLLQTRLREQFLEKNWNNTNSNSQLYVKVSEQADLAAIQSRFDVLASEHQDEESKKYGEEQQFSLQPLHDIHFNENYGIYDWSKGQASKSLLTNLALVALFLLLLGCINFINLNTAQASQRAKEIGIRKTLGSSRKQLIGQFMGETFLLVMVSALLSLLLSKFLLNIFSDFVPFGLSLELFKSPYVIGGIIILLLVITFLSGFYPALILSKFNTVSVLKNHLGTGGKKLKLRKFLTVFQFTIAQVFIIATLLVGKQINYLLSKDMGFKTDAIVSVYSPRGESELSKKELFAEKIGALPEIKSVSLGGRPPASTSTNSTNVSYTNGKTEMKSELQFIFGDTNYSELFELDIIAGRTIRNNTIKELVINETCLKNLGFTSPDEAIGKIVQLDGDAVPVVGVMADFHQRSLSSEIKPMALTGDWYRPEWSQFQAIHMAFQNESSKELKGILTKIEDTYKSVYTEVDDYRVEFLDETIEKFYNREQKISKLLNWATGLSILISCLGLLGLVIYTTNRRVKEIGVRKVLGASLLQINTLLCKEFLILVAIAFIIASPIAYYGINNWLQDFANKTSISFWVFLASGSAMIFFALIVISVKTLQAANANPVNSLRSE from the coding sequence ATGATCTTAAATTATTTCAAAATAGCGTGGCGGAACCTCATGAAGCACAAGGTGTTTTCGCTCATCAATATTATTGGTCTCACAATTGGTTTAAGTGCTTCATTCGTCATTGGTTTATTGATTTATTACGATACTACATTTGATGACTTTCATAAAGACGGGGATCGAATTTACAGAGTGGTATCTAATTTTAGTAGCCCTGAAGGAAAGTTTTACAATTCTGGAATGACACTTGCGCTTGAAGATGCTATAAAAGAGAATTCAAATTTCGAAACGCTTAGTGGTTTTTATATCGAAAGACCTTCTAAAGTAGAAAATAGAGTGATTGGTTCTGAATTTAAATGGCCCGACTTTGTGATATTTACAGATGCCCATTACTTCGACATCTTCAAGTATAAATTTTTAGCTGGTGGTAACGCAGATGCGTTAGAAAGTCCAAATAAAGTCATCTTAACGAAAAAGCGAGCTAGAGATTATTTTCCAAATACTAGCCCAACCGACATTATAGGAAAAACGTTAGTTTATAACGACTCTTTACATATAACTGTTTCTGGTATTGTTGAAAATTTAGAAGGTCGAACCGACTTTATTTTTGAAGAGTTTATCTCTAGTCCTACCCTACTTCAAACCCGCTTAAGAGAGCAATTTCTAGAGAAAAACTGGAATAATACAAATTCCAACTCACAGCTTTATGTCAAAGTAAGTGAACAGGCAGATTTAGCAGCCATTCAAAGTCGATTTGATGTGCTAGCAAGTGAACATCAAGATGAAGAATCAAAAAAATATGGAGAAGAACAACAGTTTAGTCTTCAGCCGCTTCATGATATTCATTTTAATGAAAATTATGGAATTTATGACTGGAGTAAAGGCCAAGCCAGTAAATCCTTACTGACTAACCTAGCGCTAGTTGCATTATTCTTACTTCTCTTAGGTTGCATTAACTTTATTAATCTCAACACAGCTCAAGCCTCTCAACGTGCTAAAGAAATTGGTATACGTAAAACTTTAGGAAGTTCCAGAAAACAACTTATTGGGCAATTTATGGGTGAAACCTTTTTACTAGTGATGGTATCAGCCTTGTTATCCTTGTTACTTTCTAAATTTTTGCTAAATATATTTTCTGATTTTGTTCCATTTGGATTGAGTTTGGAACTATTTAAATCACCCTATGTTATTGGTGGAATCATTATCTTATTGTTAGTTATTACCTTTCTTTCAGGCTTTTATCCAGCCTTAATATTATCTAAGTTTAATACTGTATCTGTTTTAAAAAATCATTTAGGGACTGGAGGAAAGAAGCTAAAACTCAGAAAATTCTTGACGGTTTTTCAGTTTACAATCGCCCAAGTTTTTATTATCGCCACCTTACTTGTTGGCAAACAGATCAATTATTTACTCAGTAAGGACATGGGTTTTAAAACTGATGCCATCGTATCTGTATATAGTCCAAGAGGTGAAAGTGAATTATCAAAAAAAGAACTTTTTGCTGAAAAAATAGGAGCTCTACCCGAAATAAAAAGTGTCAGTTTAGGAGGTCGGCCTCCAGCATCAACATCAACTAATAGTACAAACGTGAGTTATACTAATGGCAAGACTGAAATGAAATCAGAATTACAATTCATTTTTGGGGACACCAACTATTCAGAATTATTTGAATTAGACATTATAGCTGGAAGAACCATAAGAAATAATACGATTAAGGAATTGGTTATTAATGAAACCTGCCTAAAAAATCTTGGGTTTACAAGTCCTGATGAAGCCATTGGGAAAATAGTCCAATTGGATGGCGATGCTGTTCCTGTTGTTGGAGTTATGGCAGATTTTCATCAACGTTCCTTAAGCTCTGAGATAAAACCAATGGCATTAACGGGTGATTGGTACCGACCAGAGTGGAGTCAGTTTCAAGCGATTCATATGGCATTTCAAAATGAATCGTCAAAAGAGTTAAAAGGCATCCTCACAAAAATTGAAGACACCTACAAATCGGTTTATACAGAAGTAGATGATTATAGAGTGGAGTTCTTAGATGAGACCATCGAAAAATTTTATAATCGTGAACAAAAAATTTCAAAACTTTTGAATTGGGCAACTGGCTTATCAATTCTAATCAGTTGTCTCGGCTTATTAGGTCTCGTGATTTACACCACCAATAGACGTGTCAAAGAAATAGGTGTTCGTAAAGTTTTGGGCGCTTCGTTATTACAAATTAACACCTTATTGTGTAAAGAATTTTTAATTCTAGTCGCTATAGCTTTTATCATAGCATCACCAATTGCTTACTATGGCATCAATAATTGGTTACAAGATTTCGCAAACAAAACAAGTATCAGTTTTTGGGTGTTTTTAGCAAGTGGAAGTGCTATGATTTTCTTTGCGTTAATAGTAATTAGTGTAAAGACTTTACAAGCGGCAAATGCAAATCCAGTGAATTCATTGCGTTCAGAGTAA
- a CDS encoding ABC transporter permease yields the protein MNLLYFKIAFRYLIKNKLYSFINIIGLSLGIAAFIIISLYVSYEKSYDTFKGSDEVYRVYMDYLEGDQFEAGDAQTYNLSGPTIKKQFPEVIDYVRLFRLENVTFVNKDKIIEQPRGALADASYFDIFNTALLKGSIEEYNRPNTIILSESLAKTIFGEEDPIAKKISAFYEENVLLEVVGIMPDQSETTHMKLNYLVSFETMKTWYPMSSGWQLNWNANNFFTYLKLHKNTDFEELQDKLIHIDIENNPNERHNIEPLSDIHLYSDKPYEAETNGSRSRIRFLSVIAIIILILSWLNYINLSTVKSLERSKEIGIRKVAGAQRSQLITQSLIESLCLFVLAFIIAIILVAFLLPVFNNFVEKSLVFRIANFKSLLPFAGLMLLGSLLASFYPALILSNFSPIKALKGKISASSNKLNIRKGLITLQFFATITLIIGTLVVSKQIHFLKEQPIGVELSQIIALKGKVLESMTDSLILKKVGVFESELKNLSFVESVATASTYPGDGYNNLSSTVGIEFPNGKTEERQLFYIYQASPNYFNVVNIQFVAGKAFMKSSENSPRTIVLNEKFAREMGYSNPNELVDKQVMFWGENWTISGVMEDYHHFGLKTGIEPLIIYNDQVYDHVLVKFNSSSNSVAGMQKSLDKVKTLYTSIFPNSTLNYTFLDKKFEAQYTEDRKFGIAFRIFTSLAIFIAALGLFGLTSYMCIQRRKEIGIRKVTGASIFQIVTLLNKDFILLVIIAFIMAVPVGWYIMSQWLQEFAYRTDLSWWIFALSALIAVVIALVTVSFQSVKAATVNPVKSLKIE from the coding sequence ATGAACTTACTTTATTTTAAAATAGCATTCAGATACTTGATTAAAAACAAGTTGTATTCCTTTATTAATATCATTGGTCTTTCTCTTGGTATTGCGGCCTTTATTATTATTTCGCTTTATGTAAGTTATGAAAAAAGCTATGATACTTTTAAAGGCTCTGATGAAGTTTATCGGGTTTACATGGATTATTTAGAAGGAGATCAATTTGAGGCTGGTGATGCGCAAACCTATAATTTAAGTGGGCCTACAATTAAAAAACAATTCCCTGAGGTTATTGATTATGTTAGACTTTTTAGATTAGAGAACGTAACCTTTGTAAATAAGGATAAGATTATTGAGCAACCAAGAGGGGCATTGGCTGATGCTTCCTATTTTGATATTTTTAATACAGCGCTATTAAAAGGAAGTATCGAAGAGTACAATAGACCAAATACTATCATTTTATCTGAAAGTTTAGCCAAAACGATATTTGGTGAAGAAGACCCCATAGCTAAAAAAATTTCCGCTTTTTATGAAGAAAATGTTCTTTTAGAAGTAGTTGGCATCATGCCAGATCAATCTGAAACAACACATATGAAACTTAATTATCTGGTGTCTTTTGAAACTATGAAAACTTGGTATCCCATGAGCAGTGGTTGGCAATTAAACTGGAATGCGAATAATTTTTTCACCTATTTAAAACTTCATAAAAACACTGATTTTGAAGAACTTCAGGACAAATTAATACATATTGACATCGAAAATAATCCAAATGAACGTCATAACATTGAGCCCTTAAGCGATATTCATTTATACTCGGACAAACCTTATGAAGCGGAAACAAATGGAAGCAGGAGTCGGATAAGGTTTTTATCAGTTATTGCAATCATCATTCTCATTCTATCCTGGTTAAACTATATTAATCTTTCTACCGTAAAATCTTTAGAGCGTTCTAAAGAAATAGGAATTAGAAAAGTAGCTGGTGCTCAACGTTCACAGTTAATAACACAATCTTTAATTGAATCTTTATGCTTGTTTGTTTTGGCTTTTATTATTGCGATAATTCTAGTTGCTTTTCTGTTACCCGTTTTCAATAATTTTGTTGAAAAATCTTTAGTTTTTAGAATTGCAAATTTTAAATCACTACTCCCATTTGCTGGCTTAATGTTGCTAGGCAGTCTTTTAGCAAGTTTTTATCCAGCACTTATTTTAAGTAATTTTTCACCAATTAAAGCTTTAAAAGGAAAAATTAGTGCCTCATCCAACAAACTGAATATTAGAAAAGGACTCATTACCCTTCAATTTTTTGCGACTATAACACTTATTATAGGCACTTTGGTTGTCTCAAAACAAATCCATTTTTTAAAAGAACAACCTATAGGTGTAGAACTGTCTCAAATTATCGCTTTAAAAGGAAAGGTTTTAGAATCTATGACGGATTCTTTAATACTAAAGAAAGTAGGTGTATTTGAGAGTGAATTAAAGAATTTGTCTTTTGTTGAAAGCGTAGCGACAGCTTCAACGTATCCAGGAGATGGTTATAATAATTTATCATCGACAGTCGGTATAGAATTTCCAAATGGTAAAACTGAGGAGCGACAACTATTCTATATTTATCAGGCTAGTCCAAACTATTTTAATGTCGTAAATATTCAGTTTGTCGCGGGGAAAGCTTTTATGAAAAGCTCAGAAAATAGTCCAAGAACCATCGTGCTTAACGAAAAATTCGCACGAGAAATGGGGTATTCAAATCCAAATGAGCTTGTTGATAAGCAGGTTATGTTTTGGGGTGAGAATTGGACGATATCTGGTGTTATGGAAGATTATCATCATTTTGGATTAAAGACAGGAATAGAACCTCTAATTATTTATAATGACCAAGTGTATGATCATGTTTTAGTGAAATTTAATTCGTCTTCAAATTCAGTAGCAGGCATGCAAAAGAGTTTAGATAAAGTGAAAACACTATACACCTCTATTTTTCCTAATAGCACTCTAAACTATACATTTTTAGATAAAAAATTCGAGGCACAATATACTGAAGATCGGAAGTTTGGTATTGCATTCCGTATTTTTACAAGTTTAGCCATCTTCATCGCAGCTTTAGGTCTATTTGGTCTAACATCCTATATGTGCATACAAAGACGAAAAGAAATAGGAATTAGAAAAGTCACGGGAGCAAGTATTTTTCAAATTGTCACACTGCTTAATAAAGATTTTATCCTATTGGTAATTATAGCATTTATTATGGCAGTACCAGTTGGCTGGTATATAATGAGCCAATGGCTTCAAGAATTTGCCTACAGAACAGATTTAAGTTGGTGGATTTTTGCATTATCTGCTTTAATCGCTGTTGTAATTGCACTTGTTACGGTAAGTTTTCAATCTGTAAAAGCAGCAACAGTAAACCCCGTAAAATCGCTTAAAATTGAATAA
- a CDS encoding ABC transporter permease, which yields MFTYNIDEHYLPTMGMNLISGRNFSKDFGDEMNNVIINEEALKILGFGENAIGKQFQRDTDDGKQLLTIIGVVKNFNFKSLHKRIDPLLMLHNPYGGLIVRTKVEDMSSLIEKANAIWLTFKPKGNFSYTILDDSYNQQYLTEQKMGTILSIFAVLTIFVACLGLFGLVTYTAEQRTKEIGIRKVLGSNVLQIVSLLTKDFLKLIIISFLIAFPLGFYLMNKWLQDFAYRIEISVWSIFLAALLTSIVALLTISFKSIRAAIANPVDSLKTE from the coding sequence ATGTTTACCTATAATATTGACGAACATTACCTGCCTACGATGGGAATGAATTTGATTTCAGGACGTAATTTTTCCAAGGATTTCGGTGATGAGATGAACAATGTTATTATAAATGAAGAAGCCTTAAAAATATTGGGTTTTGGAGAAAATGCTATCGGTAAACAATTTCAACGTGACACGGATGATGGCAAACAACTGCTCACTATTATTGGTGTGGTAAAGAATTTCAATTTTAAATCACTTCACAAAAGAATAGATCCGTTATTGATGTTACACAATCCGTATGGCGGTCTTATTGTTAGAACTAAAGTAGAAGATATGTCTAGTTTAATAGAAAAAGCCAATGCCATTTGGTTGACTTTTAAGCCTAAAGGAAATTTCAGCTATACCATTTTAGATGATTCGTATAACCAGCAATATCTCACCGAACAAAAAATGGGAACAATTCTATCCATCTTTGCCGTGCTCACCATTTTTGTAGCCTGTTTAGGTTTATTTGGCTTGGTGACGTACACAGCGGAACAACGCACTAAAGAGATAGGGATACGGAAAGTTTTAGGTTCAAATGTTTTACAAATAGTGAGTTTACTTACCAAGGATTTTTTAAAACTTATTATTATATCATTCTTAATTGCATTTCCATTGGGCTTTTATTTAATGAATAAGTGGCTGCAAGATTTTGCTTACCGCATTGAAATTTCAGTTTGGTCAATTTTTTTAGCAGCACTTTTAACCAGCATAGTTGCATTATTAACCATCAGCTTTAAAAGCATTAGAGCCGCTATAGCAAATCCTGTGGATAGTCTAAAAACGGAATAA
- a CDS encoding IS1595-like element ISPto1 family transposase, which yields MNIDNLKEEILSLSTLDRDNLLKDITDSLEHNQLVERASRRHILDNKMGGCPHCLHEKYVRFGVDKGSQRYKCKSCNRSFTEYTGTWMAGLQRKDMISSYLSLMVQEKSLDKISSELGINKKTAFDWRHKILASFDTKNDDDQDNFTGITESDETFFLRSEKGMEVKDRESRKRGGKSKKRGISKDQVAVIVTQDRKSTLDLSVAKLGRIGKVDIENAIGKRVIKDITILCSDAHHSYKGFAKDSETEFHIVNASKGERVKGKYHIQHVNSTHNRVKKWIENTFWGVSTKYLQQYMNWYRIKENIKSRSDRANAFVEETIALGTLKRYNQIESRYENLISTQT from the coding sequence ATGAACATAGATAATCTAAAAGAGGAAATACTATCACTATCCACTCTAGATCGTGATAATCTGTTAAAGGATATTACAGATTCACTTGAGCATAATCAATTGGTTGAGCGGGCTTCCCGTCGCCATATTTTAGATAATAAAATGGGCGGATGCCCACATTGTTTACATGAAAAATATGTTCGTTTTGGAGTTGACAAAGGCTCGCAGCGCTATAAGTGCAAGTCTTGCAATAGAAGCTTTACTGAATATACTGGCACTTGGATGGCGGGACTTCAAAGAAAGGATATGATTTCATCTTATTTAAGTCTTATGGTTCAAGAAAAAAGTTTAGATAAAATAAGTTCAGAATTAGGCATCAATAAAAAGACAGCCTTTGATTGGCGTCATAAGATATTAGCTTCATTCGATACTAAAAATGACGATGACCAAGACAACTTTACAGGTATTACAGAGAGTGACGAAACCTTTTTCCTAAGATCAGAAAAAGGTATGGAGGTAAAAGATAGGGAATCAAGAAAAAGAGGCGGTAAGTCTAAAAAGAGAGGTATAAGTAAAGATCAAGTTGCGGTAATTGTAACACAGGATAGAAAATCAACATTAGACCTTAGCGTGGCTAAACTCGGTCGAATAGGAAAAGTAGATATAGAAAATGCTATCGGTAAACGTGTTATAAAGGATATAACCATATTGTGTAGCGATGCCCATCACAGTTATAAAGGGTTTGCCAAAGATAGCGAAACAGAGTTCCACATCGTAAATGCATCAAAAGGAGAAAGAGTAAAAGGAAAGTATCACATACAACACGTTAATTCTACTCACAATAGAGTTAAAAAATGGATTGAAAATACCTTTTGGGGAGTATCAACAAAATATCTACAACAATATATGAATTGGTATCGAATAAAGGAAAATATAAAGTCTAGAAGCGATAGAGCCAACGCCTTTGTGGAAGAAACAATTGCTCTAGGTACATTGAAACGGTATAATCAAATCGAATCTAGATATGAAAACTTAATATCAACGCAGACCTAA
- a CDS encoding ABC transporter permease: protein MAPQIDGAVGMSYSEFIKTNKIGLFLQPLTDIHLKSDFITTTVLEPGGDIKYVYIFSAVALFMLLIACINFMNLSTASASKRAKEVGIRKVLGSNKKQLVVQFLAESILASCIAMLLAVLLVVAFLPVFNTISGKALLTANFFNPIALSILGLLTLVVGVIAGGYPAFFLSSFTPIKALKNKFSGVGKNKGIRSGLVVFQFVISAGLILSTLVVYQQMDFIQQKELGYNKDQLLVLRNSYLLKENNLAWL, encoded by the coding sequence ATGGCACCGCAAATTGACGGTGCGGTAGGAATGTCTTATTCAGAATTTATTAAAACCAATAAAATTGGATTATTTCTTCAACCCTTAACAGACATTCACCTAAAATCAGATTTTATAACTACTACGGTGTTAGAACCAGGTGGTGATATTAAATACGTGTATATTTTTAGTGCAGTCGCCCTTTTTATGTTATTGATTGCCTGTATTAACTTTATGAATCTTTCTACTGCATCTGCTTCAAAAAGAGCTAAAGAAGTAGGGATTCGAAAAGTTCTGGGATCGAATAAGAAACAATTGGTCGTTCAATTTTTAGCGGAATCTATCCTAGCAAGTTGCATAGCTATGCTGTTGGCAGTGTTGCTCGTGGTTGCTTTTTTACCTGTTTTTAATACCATTTCTGGTAAAGCATTACTTACAGCCAATTTTTTCAATCCTATTGCGCTCAGCATATTAGGATTACTCACACTAGTAGTTGGCGTTATAGCAGGTGGTTATCCCGCTTTTTTCTTGTCTTCTTTTACGCCCATTAAGGCTTTAAAAAATAAGTTCTCTGGTGTTGGGAAAAACAAAGGGATAAGAAGTGGATTGGTCGTCTTTCAATTTGTTATTTCTGCGGGGCTTATTTTATCGACGTTGGTTGTTTATCAGCAAATGGATTTTATTCAGCAAAAAGAATTGGGTTATAATAAGGATCAACTCCTTGTATTGCGCAACTCATATTTACTTAAGGAAAATAATTTAGCTTGGCTCTAG
- a CDS encoding IS630 family transposase: protein MEKIDLRSVSDQERGIIRRDAVKMIKRGDKKKDIALFYGVHVNTVRDWWKLYNKEGHKSLSYQKRGVKSEDRKLLNKDQEAAIQKMIIDVMPDQLKLDYALWTTRAVRDLIAREFSITIGRRAVGNYLNAWGFTPQKPKKRAYEQCSKKVQKWLDEEYPAIKEKAKQEKATIHWGDETGVKNNNHHGRSYAPKGKTPVKKHMSKRFSINMISTVTNQGLIQFMIYKENMNSDVFIQFLEQLIKSQETKVFLILDNLRVHHSKVVKKWAEENGETIELFYLPSYSPERNPDEYLNCDLKYGLSDKPAPKTQEKMKENLENHMKMLQNDSERVAKYFKHESIKYAA, encoded by the coding sequence ATGGAAAAAATAGACTTAAGGAGTGTTTCTGATCAGGAAAGAGGTATAATTCGAAGGGATGCTGTAAAAATGATAAAACGTGGAGATAAAAAAAAAGACATAGCTCTGTTTTACGGTGTTCATGTAAATACTGTTAGAGATTGGTGGAAGCTTTACAATAAAGAAGGTCATAAATCTTTGTCATATCAAAAACGAGGAGTCAAATCAGAAGATCGAAAACTACTCAATAAAGATCAAGAAGCTGCAATCCAAAAAATGATTATTGATGTAATGCCCGATCAACTAAAGTTAGATTATGCTTTGTGGACTACAAGGGCAGTAAGGGATTTGATAGCAAGAGAGTTTAGTATTACAATCGGAAGAAGAGCTGTCGGTAATTATCTCAACGCTTGGGGATTCACGCCTCAAAAGCCAAAAAAGAGAGCTTATGAACAATGTTCCAAAAAAGTTCAAAAATGGTTAGACGAAGAATATCCAGCAATAAAAGAGAAGGCAAAACAAGAGAAGGCAACTATTCATTGGGGGGATGAAACGGGTGTAAAAAACAATAATCATCATGGACGTTCCTATGCTCCAAAAGGAAAAACTCCTGTTAAAAAACATATGTCGAAGCGGTTTTCAATCAACATGATTTCTACAGTTACAAATCAGGGTTTAATTCAGTTTATGATATATAAAGAAAATATGAACTCAGATGTATTTATTCAATTTTTAGAACAGCTCATCAAATCGCAAGAAACCAAAGTATTCTTAATCCTTGATAATTTACGAGTCCATCATAGTAAAGTTGTAAAGAAATGGGCGGAAGAAAATGGCGAAACCATAGAACTATTTTACCTGCCATCATACTCACCTGAGCGAAACCCAGATGAATATCTGAATTGCGATTTAAAGTATGGACTCTCGGATAAACCGGCACCAAAAACACAAGAAAAAATGAAAGAAAATTTAGAGAATCATATGAAAATGCTTCAAAATGATAGCGAAAGGGTAGCAAAATATTTTAAACATGAGAGCATCAAATATGCTGCCTAA